The Chryseobacterium sp. 52 genome includes a region encoding these proteins:
- a CDS encoding SusC/RagA family TonB-linked outer membrane protein, translating to MIFLLNRRYPEWYGVPTYRILLGHFGNGRLFARRLHLILFILLTSAMLAVAPAVKAQNITLNVQSAPLKEVFRQIEKQSGYLFWYSDDFIKRSIPVTVSVNKMPLRAVLDKIFADQPFTYEVVGETIALKEKLLTKDIPGSQSNKKTVTGTVTDGKGEPLTGVSINLKGSVLTVVTDFKGVFSIEVPHKDAVLRFSYIGYQTYEQRVGDHDLQFNVVLKESPEMLKGVEIVSTGYQTLPKERATGSFVQINNELLNRRISTNVLDRLEGIASGVVFNRNNLPSNERMGISIRGRSTIDPLVNANPLVVLDNFPYEGDLANINPNDIESITLLKDAAAASIWGARAGNGVIVITSKKGAFNKPLKVELNTNVTIGAKPDLFYSPNFIKSADYIDAETYLFNQGFYDSDLTTNISRPMVSPVVELLAKKRANPALTNQVDAEIAGFRGLDVRNDYEKYVYRKSVNQQYALNLNGGSDHAAYHVSIGYDHNNSNLVQNTFSRLTLHSQTTFQLLKKLELTAGINYFQTKAENNTDGSAYGSFVAGAPKYGAIYPYARLADDSGNPLAVSKDFQQGYIQTMASLGFLDYKYQPLEEISLSENTKRINNLIVRGTLKYKFSDALSIQGQYQYEKQNTLDRNLQSQEMYSTRVLINRFAQRNATTGIFTYPVPLGSILALDNTDLVSNNFRTQVNYDRNFGAKHSVAAIAGAEIREVETLIYGRTSYGYNDELGTAVGNINYGTSYPINPSGNVAITAPSGAVTGRLNRLISYFANASYTYDGKYTATLSARKDGANIFGVKTNDRITPLWSAGLGWELSREGFYGLDFLPYAKLRATYGFNGNVYNASAYLTFNTTLTNTLTGLRYATVGRAPNSELSWEKVRNINLGLDFATKNNMISGTLEFYIKDGLDLIQSTPLAPSTGFTSYFGNAASNRTQGMDLSLNTKNLTGKLRWNTMFLLSYLKDKITHYDTQYTTANLISAASQFTSGTGPLLYPTVGRSLFGVYSYRWAGLDPNTGDPQGYLHGQVSKDYLGIMTNVGPDNMIYHGSSRPSVFGSVMNTFSYGNFTVSVNVIYKLGYYFRRTTTSTNLQNIFQRLTMHSDYSRRWQKSGDELTTDVPSVVYPSNTNRDAFYQGASVLVERGDHIRLQDIGLGYTFNKSQFKELPFRSLQISLYANNLGILWAENKKNLDPDSIYIYTSPNPKTISFGVKGTF from the coding sequence ATGATTTTTTTATTAAACCGGCGCTACCCCGAGTGGTATGGCGTGCCTACCTATCGTATCCTCTTGGGGCACTTCGGAAATGGACGATTATTTGCAAGGAGACTTCATCTGATCCTTTTTATACTGCTTACCAGCGCCATGCTTGCCGTGGCACCCGCGGTTAAAGCGCAAAATATTACCCTGAATGTACAATCAGCCCCTTTGAAAGAGGTGTTCAGGCAGATCGAAAAACAGTCCGGTTATCTTTTTTGGTATAGCGACGACTTTATCAAAAGAAGTATTCCTGTAACAGTGAGTGTCAATAAAATGCCGTTAAGGGCTGTATTGGATAAGATTTTTGCAGATCAGCCCTTTACCTATGAAGTCGTAGGAGAGACCATTGCATTAAAAGAGAAACTTCTTACCAAAGATATACCTGGCAGCCAATCCAACAAAAAAACGGTTACCGGAACCGTAACCGACGGAAAAGGAGAACCGCTGACGGGGGTCTCCATCAATCTTAAGGGAAGCGTTTTAACGGTAGTTACCGATTTCAAAGGTGTATTCAGCATCGAAGTACCTCATAAGGATGCTGTGTTGCGGTTTTCTTATATAGGCTATCAGACCTATGAGCAAAGGGTTGGGGATCATGACCTACAATTTAACGTTGTTCTTAAAGAATCCCCGGAGATGCTTAAGGGCGTTGAAATTGTGTCCACAGGTTATCAGACCCTTCCTAAAGAAAGAGCTACAGGCTCTTTTGTTCAGATCAACAATGAACTGCTCAACCGCAGGATCAGTACCAATGTACTGGATCGTTTGGAGGGCATCGCCAGTGGAGTGGTTTTTAACAGAAACAATCTGCCTTCCAATGAAAGGATGGGCATTTCCATTCGTGGCCGGAGTACGATTGATCCTTTGGTCAATGCCAACCCATTGGTTGTACTTGATAATTTCCCCTACGAAGGTGATCTGGCCAACATCAACCCTAATGATATCGAAAGCATCACCTTATTAAAAGATGCTGCGGCAGCTTCTATTTGGGGTGCAAGGGCAGGAAACGGCGTCATTGTTATCACTTCAAAGAAAGGAGCCTTTAACAAGCCATTAAAGGTGGAGTTGAATACCAACGTGACGATAGGCGCAAAGCCTGACCTTTTTTACAGTCCCAATTTTATAAAAAGTGCCGATTATATCGATGCTGAGACCTATCTGTTTAATCAGGGGTTTTATGACAGCGACCTTACCACCAACATCAGCAGGCCGATGGTTTCGCCGGTAGTCGAACTGCTTGCCAAGAAAAGGGCCAATCCGGCACTCACCAATCAGGTTGATGCTGAAATAGCAGGTTTTCGAGGCCTTGATGTGAGAAACGACTATGAAAAATATGTGTACCGAAAAAGCGTTAATCAGCAATACGCCCTTAATCTGAACGGAGGCTCCGATCATGCGGCCTATCACGTTTCTATAGGCTATGACCATAACAACAGCAATCTGGTTCAAAATACTTTTAGCAGGCTGACCTTACATTCTCAGACCACCTTTCAGCTGCTCAAAAAACTGGAATTGACAGCAGGCATCAATTATTTTCAGACGAAAGCGGAGAACAATACAGATGGCAGTGCCTATGGATCCTTTGTTGCGGGGGCACCCAAGTACGGGGCTATTTACCCATATGCCCGTCTTGCCGATGATTCCGGCAATCCATTGGCTGTCAGTAAAGATTTTCAGCAGGGCTATATCCAAACGATGGCTTCACTCGGATTTTTGGATTACAAGTATCAACCGTTGGAAGAAATCAGCCTTTCTGAAAATACCAAAAGAATCAACAACCTGATTGTAAGAGGAACTTTGAAATATAAATTCAGCGACGCCTTAAGTATACAGGGACAGTATCAATATGAAAAACAAAATACGCTGGATCGAAACCTTCAGTCGCAGGAGATGTACAGCACCCGGGTACTGATTAACCGTTTTGCCCAACGAAATGCGACAACGGGAATATTTACCTATCCTGTTCCTTTGGGAAGTATTCTTGCGCTTGACAATACTGATCTTGTCTCCAATAATTTTCGAACGCAGGTCAATTATGACCGGAATTTTGGAGCCAAACATTCCGTTGCCGCTATAGCGGGCGCAGAAATCAGGGAGGTAGAGACCCTTATATATGGCAGGACTTCTTACGGCTATAATGATGAACTCGGAACAGCGGTCGGCAACATCAATTATGGAACCTCTTATCCAATAAACCCAAGTGGAAATGTAGCGATAACCGCACCATCCGGCGCCGTGACAGGTCGCTTGAACCGCCTTATTTCTTATTTTGCCAATGCCTCATATACCTATGACGGCAAGTATACCGCTACTTTGAGTGCCCGTAAGGATGGAGCCAATATTTTTGGGGTTAAGACCAATGACCGAATTACACCGTTGTGGTCAGCGGGGCTGGGCTGGGAGCTGAGCAGGGAAGGTTTTTATGGACTTGATTTTTTGCCGTATGCAAAACTGCGTGCAACCTATGGTTTCAATGGGAATGTCTATAATGCTTCAGCCTATTTAACGTTCAATACTACGCTGACCAATACCTTAACAGGTCTGCGGTATGCAACGGTTGGAAGAGCACCCAACAGTGAGCTGAGTTGGGAGAAAGTAAGAAATATCAATCTCGGACTGGACTTTGCCACCAAAAATAATATGATCTCGGGAACCCTGGAGTTTTATATTAAAGACGGGTTGGATCTGATACAGAGCACCCCGCTAGCACCCAGTACCGGATTTACGAGCTATTTTGGCAATGCAGCCAGTAACCGTACCCAGGGAATGGATCTTAGTCTAAACACTAAAAATCTGACCGGAAAACTACGGTGGAACACGATGTTTCTTTTGAGTTACTTAAAAGATAAAATTACCCATTATGATACCCAATACACGACGGCTAATCTGATTTCTGCAGCAAGCCAGTTTACATCAGGCACAGGCCCCTTGTTATATCCGACAGTGGGCAGGTCATTATTTGGTGTTTACAGTTACAGGTGGGCTGGTCTTGATCCCAATACCGGAGATCCACAAGGATACCTTCACGGTCAGGTAAGTAAAGATTATCTGGGCATCATGACCAATGTGGGACCCGATAATATGATCTATCACGGTTCATCAAGACCTTCTGTATTTGGGTCTGTTATGAATACGTTTTCTTATGGGAATTTTACGGTATCAGTCAATGTTATCTATAAACTGGGCTATTACTTTAGAAGAACCACGACCAGCACCAATTTACAGAACATTTTCCAGCGGCTGACCATGCATTCTGATTATTCCAGGCGATGGCAAAAAAGCGGTGATGAACTGACGACTGATGTCCCATCGGTTGTATATCCTTCGAATACCAACAGGGATGCCTTTTATCAGGGTGCAAGTGTTTTGGTAGAAAGGGGCGATCATATCCGATTGCAGGATATAGGGCTGGGCTATACCTTTAACAAATCACAGTTTAAAGAGCTGCCTTTCCGCTCATTACAGATCAGTTTGTATGCCAACAATTTGGGGATACTATGGGCTGAAAACAAAAAAAATCTGGACCCCGATTCTATCTATATATATACGTCGCCCAATCCCAAAACCATATCTTTTGGAGTAAAGGGCACCTTTTAA
- a CDS encoding RagB/SusD family nutrient uptake outer membrane protein, with the protein MKSKFLTMLFLVLWLGLGACKKQDEWLDKKANKSDVIPKTLEDFKLILNNTDIMNAWYSGYPTLSSDNFSITYANWLGAFSNSERNVYIWAKEVYEGEGSFDWTQGYQRIEFANIVLDGVSKIPVNATNQKDWNALKGTALFFRGLNYFVLAQTFAKPYDAVTADTDLGIVLRNSSDINEKITRATVKETYSQLTTDLLLAEALLPNFTSFKTQPSRIAVQGTLARVYLCMGNYERAHFYADLALKEYSTLIDFNTLNAGATAPFPVFQLDNKEIIFYATAASWSSATYAKLRVDDQLYAMYGAGDLRKSIFYVHNGTNGIAFKGNYTGTVSGGNFAGVSTNELYLIRAESAARLSKVSEAVLDINTLLKNRWDKNVAYLPFVTTDPEAALIKVIEERRKELPFMGGRRWEDLRRLNTDPRFVKTLTRVLNGTTYTLPPNDPRYIYALPDIEIRLSGLPQNIR; encoded by the coding sequence ATGAAATCAAAATTCTTAACGATGCTATTCCTTGTCCTTTGGTTGGGGCTTGGAGCATGTAAAAAACAAGATGAATGGCTGGATAAAAAAGCCAATAAATCCGATGTCATCCCCAAAACGCTGGAGGATTTTAAACTGATCCTTAACAATACGGATATTATGAATGCCTGGTACAGCGGATATCCTACACTGTCCTCTGACAATTTCTCTATCACGTATGCCAACTGGCTTGGCGCATTTTCCAATTCTGAAAGAAATGTATATATATGGGCAAAAGAGGTGTACGAAGGAGAAGGTTCATTTGATTGGACCCAAGGCTATCAACGGATTGAATTTGCTAATATTGTACTGGATGGTGTGAGTAAAATCCCGGTGAATGCTACTAACCAAAAGGACTGGAATGCGCTTAAAGGCACCGCTCTTTTTTTTCGGGGCCTGAATTATTTTGTTTTGGCACAAACTTTTGCCAAGCCCTATGATGCGGTTACTGCCGATACCGATTTGGGAATTGTCTTGCGAAACTCTTCTGATATCAATGAAAAAATAACCAGAGCTACGGTAAAAGAAACCTACAGTCAGCTGACTACTGATCTTTTGTTGGCAGAAGCTTTGCTGCCCAATTTTACTTCCTTCAAAACACAGCCTTCCAGAATAGCTGTTCAGGGGACACTGGCACGGGTTTATTTGTGTATGGGCAACTATGAGCGGGCTCATTTTTATGCCGACCTGGCTTTAAAGGAATATAGCACCCTGATAGACTTTAATACTTTGAATGCAGGGGCAACGGCACCATTTCCTGTATTTCAGCTTGACAATAAAGAAATTATTTTTTATGCCACTGCAGCAAGTTGGAGCAGTGCAACCTACGCCAAACTCCGTGTGGATGATCAGCTCTACGCCATGTATGGAGCGGGTGATCTGAGAAAAAGTATTTTCTATGTTCATAACGGGACCAATGGTATAGCCTTTAAGGGGAATTATACCGGGACTGTTTCAGGAGGTAATTTTGCGGGTGTTTCTACCAATGAACTTTACCTGATCCGGGCTGAATCTGCAGCAAGGCTCAGTAAAGTCAGTGAAGCTGTTCTCGATATCAATACCTTGTTAAAGAACAGATGGGATAAAAATGTGGCTTATCTTCCATTTGTTACTACCGATCCGGAAGCAGCTCTTATAAAAGTCATTGAAGAGCGGAGAAAGGAACTTCCGTTTATGGGAGGCCGCAGGTGGGAAGACCTCCGCAGGCTGAATACGGATCCCCGTTTTGTTAAAACCCTGACCCGAGTGCTCAATGGTACAACGTACACCCTGCCTCCTAACGACCCCCGATATATTTATGCCCTTCCGGATATAGAAATCAGGTTAAGTGGCCTTCCACAAAACATAAGATAA
- a CDS encoding TlpA family protein disulfide reductase, with product MKNYDSEVQDTALISYQTDWRVSVFTPQSIGYSSASPVRFEIELNGPVGVVSLGLLGESRGSLPSIYVEKGDTVMVSVTGKGRATRMHFVGLNKERFQISGRLDSIATTGQYLVNHSKSEMKYPINLKTMYYRFRMVKEDKLKLLEGYKNILGTRLYGLYKADIEGVYQSNSNAQGLTFLQQTGFEPYLYPVVEELLKVPVDTVANNAELATSIFLKGLRERLKLEFAVGNKRMPNTLELFMSIKTQLSGRWREKEVLYFMNTIPKGSPEDFDTMTDEALKIISHKEDKTRLIALVEARKAGKKAYDFSLADAYGKTIRLSDFKGKTVVLDFWFTGCQACLLLSKMMEKDVLPLYKNNSGFVYITISIDKNILKWKSSIALGQYTRADYINLYTDNQGYGHPVIEQYQVKGFPTLIIIDKSGKIVSSNIEKKASDIIKYINQAL from the coding sequence ATGAAAAATTATGATTCCGAAGTTCAGGATACCGCCTTAATCAGTTACCAAACCGATTGGAGGGTTTCTGTTTTTACTCCGCAATCTATAGGGTATTCAAGTGCTTCACCTGTTAGGTTTGAAATAGAACTTAATGGCCCAGTTGGGGTTGTTTCCCTAGGTCTCTTAGGAGAGAGCAGAGGCTCATTGCCCAGCATCTATGTGGAGAAGGGTGATACCGTCATGGTCAGTGTGACCGGAAAGGGGAGAGCTACCCGAATGCATTTTGTGGGCCTGAATAAAGAGAGGTTCCAAATCAGTGGTCGATTAGACAGTATAGCGACCACAGGGCAATACCTGGTTAATCACAGCAAAAGTGAAATGAAGTACCCGATCAACCTGAAGACGATGTACTATCGGTTTCGGATGGTAAAAGAAGACAAGTTAAAGCTCTTGGAAGGATATAAGAATATCTTGGGGACCAGGCTTTATGGATTGTACAAAGCCGATATTGAGGGTGTCTATCAGAGCAATTCGAATGCTCAGGGGCTGACTTTTCTGCAACAAACGGGTTTTGAACCTTACTTATATCCTGTTGTAGAAGAGCTTCTCAAAGTTCCGGTGGATACGGTGGCGAATAATGCAGAGCTGGCCACTTCGATTTTTCTAAAGGGCTTACGGGAAAGGCTAAAGCTTGAATTTGCTGTAGGCAACAAAAGGATGCCCAATACCCTGGAATTGTTTATGTCCATCAAAACCCAACTTTCAGGGAGATGGCGGGAAAAGGAAGTTCTCTATTTTATGAATACGATTCCCAAAGGAAGCCCCGAGGATTTTGATACAATGACCGATGAAGCGTTAAAAATAATCAGTCATAAAGAAGATAAAACAAGGCTGATTGCGCTTGTTGAAGCAAGGAAAGCCGGAAAGAAGGCCTATGATTTTTCGTTGGCGGATGCCTATGGCAAAACCATTCGTCTTTCCGATTTTAAAGGGAAAACAGTGGTACTGGACTTCTGGTTTACGGGCTGTCAGGCGTGCCTGCTTCTGAGTAAAATGATGGAAAAAGACGTACTGCCCCTATATAAGAATAATAGTGGTTTTGTCTACATTACGATCAGTATTGATAAAAATATCCTGAAATGGAAGAGTAGTATTGCCTTAGGCCAATATACCAGAGCTGATTACATCAACTTATATACTGATAATCAGGGCTACGGGCATCCCGTTATTGAGCAGTATCAGGTAAAAGGTTTTCCTACGTTAATCATTATTGATAAATCGGGTAAGATTGTCAGTTCGAATATCGAAAAGAAAGCTTCCGATATTATCAAATACATTAATCAGGCTCTTTAA
- a CDS encoding DUF6520 family protein — translation MKRFQMILAAAVMIAVGSSFTLLSEKTQDQIYIDVDGQRTPIEDVSPEDGECLPSGQFCKYTLDTDGITKLPVDPGFHWEDAN, via the coding sequence ATGAAAAGATTTCAAATGATACTTGCAGCAGCCGTAATGATCGCTGTAGGTAGTTCGTTTACCCTGTTAAGCGAAAAAACCCAGGACCAGATCTACATTGACGTTGATGGTCAGAGAACCCCGATTGAAGATGTTTCACCGGAGGATGGAGAGTGTTTACCTAGCGGCCAGTTCTGCAAGTACACACTTGATACGGATGGCATCACTAAATTACCTGTTGACCCGGGATTCCACTGGGAAGACGCTAATTAA
- a CDS encoding MauE/DoxX family redox-associated membrane protein: protein MAIFHAELNPFRTHFLFVSCQIILVSGLLRLGGIALYDAGLIDLFCSCLLPFLSSLIKKTKTMRNKKLIPELITALLVLLFLHTAISKILDLDGFARDLNNQPFPNSLTPFLLWLLPLSEMVIAVALLFEKTRSMGLYASLVLMSLFTMYTALVLLHVFAYVPCSCGGVVSYLSWPQHLIFNLFFTSITYWAITLQKNKADPELKYTQ from the coding sequence TTGGCAATTTTTCATGCCGAACTTAACCCGTTTCGCACCCATTTTTTGTTTGTTTCGTGCCAAATCATCCTGGTTTCAGGCCTTTTAAGATTAGGAGGTATTGCTTTATATGATGCAGGCCTAATAGATTTGTTCTGTTCATGTTTACTTCCTTTTTTAAGCAGTCTCATTAAAAAAACAAAAACCATGCGCAACAAAAAACTCATCCCCGAATTAATAACCGCCTTACTGGTACTTTTGTTTCTGCACACCGCAATAAGCAAAATACTGGACCTCGATGGCTTTGCCCGTGATCTGAATAACCAACCATTCCCCAATAGCCTTACTCCGTTTTTGCTGTGGCTTCTGCCATTGAGTGAAATGGTCATTGCTGTTGCATTGTTATTTGAAAAAACACGGTCAATGGGCCTATATGCCTCGCTGGTTTTAATGAGCCTGTTCACGATGTATACCGCCTTGGTCTTGCTTCATGTATTTGCGTATGTGCCATGCAGCTGTGGCGGTGTGGTGAGTTACCTGAGCTGGCCACAACATCTGATATTTAATCTGTTCTTTACCTCAATAACCTATTGGGCTATAACACTGCAAAAGAATAAAGCAGATCCCGAATTAAAATATACTCAATAA
- a CDS encoding LytTR family DNA-binding domain-containing protein: METVDYNNKKLRLICAFVASIYILFHGRPINLVKALSSFGFYMALAVSFAIALLLVYTIHTVTLWLDKRYDWRSMPLVRAVMQFAFAVVVPALIDLMLISVYFHSLEQSIVENGFLLIDFPVIVAFIIFLNLYYLIQYLLLTEAKPTTMPEYSRENDGDLGQNPVQSETSKLTIHYNGQHLQFDVVQEVLYFYRSGKVVKLFTIHGNEYATNLSIAVLEKRFHSEDFYRINRSLIVNCSAILGYVTGEKRDSYTLIFKPQFHELVTSKDKKFYITKEYLPLFRERFGTL; encoded by the coding sequence ATGGAAACCGTAGATTATAACAACAAAAAGCTACGTTTAATTTGTGCCTTCGTAGCCTCCATTTATATCCTCTTTCATGGTCGCCCTATCAATCTGGTAAAGGCACTGAGCTCTTTTGGGTTTTATATGGCATTGGCCGTCAGCTTTGCCATTGCGTTGTTGCTGGTCTACACCATACACACAGTGACACTCTGGCTCGATAAAAGATATGATTGGCGCTCTATGCCATTGGTAAGGGCTGTGATGCAGTTTGCTTTTGCTGTTGTTGTTCCTGCTTTGATTGACCTGATGCTTATTTCTGTTTACTTTCATTCCTTAGAACAGAGCATTGTGGAAAATGGCTTCCTTTTGATAGACTTTCCGGTAATTGTTGCTTTTATTATTTTTCTTAACCTGTACTATCTTATCCAGTACCTTTTGCTCACTGAGGCAAAACCCACCACTATGCCTGAATATAGCAGAGAAAACGACGGAGATCTAGGCCAAAACCCTGTTCAATCCGAAACCTCAAAACTAACCATTCACTACAATGGCCAGCATCTTCAATTCGATGTGGTACAGGAAGTTCTTTACTTTTATCGGTCCGGGAAAGTGGTGAAGCTATTTACCATACATGGAAATGAATATGCCACCAATCTTTCCATTGCCGTCCTTGAAAAACGTTTTCATTCAGAAGATTTCTATAGGATCAACAGATCCCTGATTGTTAACTGCTCAGCAATTTTGGGTTATGTTACAGGAGAAAAAAGAGATTCCTATACCTTAATCTTCAAGCCCCAGTTCCATGAGCTTGTCACCTCAAAGGATAAGAAATTTTACATTACCAAGGAATATCTTCCGCTTTTTCGGGAAAGATTTGGCACATTATAA
- a CDS encoding PRTRC system ThiF family protein: MPTEKTKVHFTDSYLMSPTNPIEVNLIGAGGTGSKVLTALVEMNHSLIDLGHAGLSVRLWDDDTVTTANLGRQRFAESETGLYKSVALINRANRWSGTNWKAETVKFEKMSAERLPDHAAASIYISCVDSVKARFGIAEILKELDSSSYNHHKAKYWIDFGNSKYSGQVILSTIGDIRQPNSEKYETIASLPFVTEEFGELLKQSETQDNTPSCSLAEALEKQDLYINAALAQMGSSLLWGLFRNGLTENRGFFLNLKNFHSQPLKVG, translated from the coding sequence ATACCTACTGAAAAAACAAAAGTTCACTTTACTGACAGCTATCTCATGAGTCCTACCAATCCTATTGAGGTCAACCTTATTGGAGCTGGCGGTACAGGCTCAAAGGTTCTGACAGCCCTTGTTGAAATGAACCACAGTCTGATTGACTTGGGACACGCAGGGCTTTCAGTCCGCCTTTGGGATGACGACACGGTGACCACCGCCAATTTGGGGAGGCAGCGTTTTGCAGAATCTGAAACAGGACTGTACAAATCAGTTGCCCTGATTAATAGGGCAAACCGATGGTCGGGAACGAACTGGAAAGCAGAAACCGTTAAATTTGAAAAGATGTCTGCTGAAAGACTCCCCGACCATGCCGCCGCCTCTATTTATATTTCCTGTGTAGATAGTGTGAAAGCCCGCTTTGGTATTGCCGAAATACTAAAAGAGCTAGACAGCAGCAGCTATAACCATCATAAAGCCAAATATTGGATTGATTTCGGGAACTCCAAATATTCGGGACAGGTTATTCTTTCCACGATTGGCGACATTCGACAGCCCAATTCTGAAAAATACGAAACTATCGCCTCATTGCCTTTTGTGACTGAAGAATTTGGTGAGCTTTTAAAGCAGTCGGAAACGCAGGATAACACCCCAAGCTGTTCATTAGCTGAGGCACTGGAGAAACAGGATTTATACATCAATGCTGCATTGGCTCAAATGGGAAGCTCTTTATTATGGGGGCTTTTCCGAAACGGCTTAACTGAAAACAGGGGCTTTTTCCTTAATCTTAAAAACTTCCACTCTCAGCCGCTAAAAGTCGGCTAA